The Macellibacteroides fermentans genome contains the following window.
CACCAAACGGTCTTCGAGCGAATGGTAAGTCATCACCACCAGACGTCCCCCCGGTTTAAGAAGGCGCATGGCCTGCTGCAACATCTCCCGTAAAGCGCGCATCTCGTCGTTTACCTCAATCCGCAATGCCTGAAAAACCTGAGCAAGCATTTTTTTTTCTTTATCTTTTCCGATATAGGGTGTTATCAGGGCCAGAAATTCATCGGTCGTTTCAAGAGGTTTGGTTTCACGGGCTTTTACAATCACAGAGGCCAGTTTCCGCGAGTTCTTCAATTCACCATAAAGGTAAAAGAGGGTCGAAAGAGCCTCTTCCGTATAGGTATTTAAAATATCGGCGGCTGTTTTGCCGGCACGGGTATTCATCCGCATGTCCAGCATTCCCTGAAAACGGAAAGAGAAGCCCCGGTCTTTATCATCAAAATGATGGGAAGAAACTCCCAGATCGGCCAACAGTCCGTCTATTTCGGTCTCGCCATGGAAACGCATGAAGTT
Protein-coding sequences here:
- the rsmH gene encoding 16S rRNA (cytosine(1402)-N(4))-methyltransferase RsmH, whose translation is MSNKEVCYHIPVMLNECMEGLAIKPDGVYVDVTFGGGGHSREILSRLGKKGTLYGFDQDADAENNIPEDDRFVFVRSNFRYLSNFMRFHGETEIDGLLADLGVSSHHFDDKDRGFSFRFQGMLDMRMNTRAGKTAADILNTYTEEALSTLFYLYGELKNSRKLASVIVKARETKPLETTDEFLALITPYIGKDKEKKMLAQVFQALRIEVNDEMRALREMLQQAMRLLKPGGRLVVMTYHSLEDRLVKNFFKSGNFEGTISQDFFGNIQSPFRLINNKVITPSSEEVEVNPRSRSAKLRIAEKL